In Segatella copri, the DNA window ACCATTAGATGCGCGTGAACCATAGATAGCGGTAGCCGAAGCATCCTTCAGAATATCCATAGTCAGGATATCGCTAGGGTTGATGCCTGCCAATGGGTTGGAATTTCCATTGTCAGAACCATCTGAGTCGATGATGACACCATCGATAACGAAGATAGGTTGGGAGGTGGCATTCAGAGAGTTCGTACCGCGGATGCGGATGGTACTACTACCACCAGGAGTACCTGTGTTGGCTTGAATCTGCACACCGGCAGCACGACCCTGGAGAACCTGGTCGATACTCGTTGTGACTGATTTCTCAAAAGCTTTGTTGTCTACCTGGGTAACCGCACCGGTCAAATCGGCCTTGCGCATGGTACCATAACCTACTACCACCACCTCGCTAAGAGCCTGGGCGTCGGTTACCAGAGTTACATCAATAGGACCATTGCCAACTTTCACCTCCTTATCTTTATAGCCAAGATAAGAGATCTGTAAAGTTGCACCTTTTGGGGCTTTCAGGGTGAAGTTACCGTCCAGGTCGGTAACGGTTGCCATATTTGGCTGCCCCTTCACACGAACTGTCGCGCCAATGATTGGACCATCGTCTGCGACCACTGTACCTTTTACATTACCGTTTTGAGCCACTGCATTCTGGTATGGGAATGCAACGAACATAAACAATAATGACAGGTACTTTAAAGCATTACCTGCATGTCTCATGATTAATTGGTTTTTGTGATTTAATTGGTTTAAAACTTGTTCGTTGGTTTATATACGAATTTCGTTTTTATTGATTTTCTGCTGCAAAGATATGTCCTTTTTCGTAAAGTACAGTTAAAATTTGTATCTTGCGTGTTTTAAAATGTTTCATGAGCAATAAAATAGACATATTAGAGCAGAAAAAAGGGGATATGCAGCTGCAAATCCCCTTTATACCTTATTATATATAGACGTTTTAGTATTCGTATAGCTTGATGTGGAGTATTTTATTGTCTCCACATGAGATGCGGGCATGGCGCCCCTGGTGGTCCTGATCGCCATTATCACGACGGATAAACTGTAATTTGCCGTTTTTGTCTACTTCAACCTGGTCTACATATCCGATACCGATACGCTTGCCTTTGAAAGTAGCGGTTTGTTTCTTTGTTTCGGTTCCACCGTTGTCTACAAATCCGTCCTCACCAAGTTTCTTTTCTTCAGCTTGCGCTTTTTCTGTCTTGCTTTGGAAGACTACGACGATTCCATTACCAGCTATGATGTATTCGTTCTTGGCTAGTTTCACAATCAAGCCACCGCCTTCAGGCCATTTACTTCCATCTGTAGCACGAGGATCCCATGGTAGCGTGAAGAAATGACGGCAGGTCATGGTAATATCTCCATCTTCAATGATGCGCTCTTTATCTTCCTGGTCGAAGAGCAATCCCCAGTTTTTGCCCTTTCCCTGATGCTGAAGCAGGATAGGAGAGAGTTGGTCGATAACCTTATATGAACGTCTGAGACTGTTCTTCACCTTGTAGTTAGCTTCATCGAGAGCAAACGGACTGAAACTGATAGCATCTGTTTCACCAAAGGTATAGTAAGCCTTTACGCCACTGTTGGCATCGCACTTCACTTCTGGAGTGAAGAAAGGATTGTCGGCACGCTTGTATTTCTCTACCCATCCCTTGTAACCGGTATCATAGATATCTGGTGCAAAGATGTCGATACTTGGTGCACCGCATTTCCAGATATCAATCAGATGGGCAAGTGGTCCGGCAGATGGATATTCGCCTGGTTTTCTGCCACGACTGTTCATTGCTGCATTTACATACATCGGAATATTGTAGATGGCTTTGCCTGCTGAGGCTAGTTGCTCTACATACTTGGCATAGTAATATGCTTGGAATTTCTCGTCAGCATAACGGTCTGTTCCGAAAACTTCTGCCCATGTACCTTTCTTCTTGAGCTTGAGTGCCTTGAGCAATGGAGCAGGAACGGGTTGACTGTAAGCTTTTTCGGCAAGAGGAGAGTGGTCGCGGGCAGATTCGAGCATGCCGATTTCGTTTTCTACCTGCATCATGATAACGGTATTCTCCTGACTGTCTACTGCTTTAATGTGCTTCATCAGTTCGCAGAAAGCTCGTTTGTCTGCTTGAAGCAGGTTATCGCTGAAGGCAGTGCATATCTCCAATGGCTTGCCATTCTCGGTGAGTGAACGAGGGAAACGCTTGGTGTTTTCCTTTACCCATAGTGGTGCATAGCAGCTCATGGAGTTCTTCCAGGCACCAAACCATAGGAAGACAATCTTCAAGTCATGCTTACGGGCAGTTGTGATGACGCTGTCTACGAGTGTAAAATCATATTTGCCCTCATTAGGTTCTACAAATTCCCAATATGCAGGAACGAAGACAGAGTTGACTCCGCTATTCTTCATCTGTTTCAATGCTTTCCTGATGTCGGCAGGACTTGTTGCTGCTGAGTTGCTCAATTCGCCAGCCAGGAGAAGCATCGGCTTGTCATTGACAACAAGCTGGGTTGCAGAGCCTTGCTTCTGCAGTTTCACTCCAGCTTGTATGTTGATGCAGCATAATAATGCAAGAAAAGATAATACGATCTTATTCATAGATCTTCATTTTAGAAAAGGTTTGAAAATACTTGAGACAGGTATTGCGCCATTCCTTTGCATTCTCCAATTGTACATTGAGCAGAGAGTCTGTATGTTGCCATTCCTGCTCATGCCCCTTCATGTACTGCTTGGCTGAGGTATGCCAAAAGTCGCGGTAAACTTCTACCATCGCCACACCCATGTTGTACTTCATGCAGAGTTCCTGCCAGAGGGTGCTGCCTGATTTCATCTTGTAAGTCCAAGGCACATGATGGAACCAGAGGAGATATTCTTCAGGACAGGTCTCGATGTTATCATACAGACTGCGATATGGTTCTGGGTACTGACCGACAGCATCTGTGCCCTTGGATGAACGGTCGAAACCTACACCCTGAGCATCAGCCTTGTGGTAGTAGACCGGACACCATTCCAAAGGATAACTTGCGATGAAACCATCTGGCTCCGGACCGTAGTGGTGGTCGAACTTGAAGATGTGGTGCAAACCCAAAGGCATCATATAGTTGACGCAAGCTTCGCGCGAAGTCATCATCATCATCTCTAC includes these proteins:
- a CDS encoding DUF5597 domain-containing protein, translating into MNKIVLSFLALLCCINIQAGVKLQKQGSATQLVVNDKPMLLLAGELSNSAATSPADIRKALKQMKNSGVNSVFVPAYWEFVEPNEGKYDFTLVDSVITTARKHDLKIVFLWFGAWKNSMSCYAPLWVKENTKRFPRSLTENGKPLEICTAFSDNLLQADKRAFCELMKHIKAVDSQENTVIMMQVENEIGMLESARDHSPLAEKAYSQPVPAPLLKALKLKKKGTWAEVFGTDRYADEKFQAYYYAKYVEQLASAGKAIYNIPMYVNAAMNSRGRKPGEYPSAGPLAHLIDIWKCGAPSIDIFAPDIYDTGYKGWVEKYKRADNPFFTPEVKCDANSGVKAYYTFGETDAISFSPFALDEANYKVKNSLRRSYKVIDQLSPILLQHQGKGKNWGLLFDQEDKERIIEDGDITMTCRHFFTLPWDPRATDGSKWPEGGGLIVKLAKNEYIIAGNGIVVVFQSKTEKAQAEEKKLGEDGFVDNGGTETKKQTATFKGKRIGIGYVDQVEVDKNGKLQFIRRDNGDQDHQGRHARISCGDNKILHIKLYEY